Part of the Sulfurovum xiamenensis genome, TCATTTGAAAGGCGATACCCAGGTTTCTACCGTATCTCATATAGGCCTCTTTGGACTTACCGGCCAACAAAGCTGCAGCTCCGGCACTTGCTTCCATAAGAGAAGCCGTTTTTTGGTAGATCATTTCAATATAGAGATTTTTGTCCAGATTAAATGTTTTGGAAAGTGAAACATCTTTGAGCTCTCCAAGACTGAGCTGGACAACGGCATTGGAGATCATCTTTGCCACATCCGTACTAATGTTATTTAACTCTAAAAAACCTTTTGAGTAGAGAACATCACCCAGCATGATGGCTGTTTTATTGCCATAGAGTGCATTGAGAGAAGGTTTGGAACGTCTAGTATAGGCATCATCTATAACATCATCATGTAAAAGACTTGCCGCATGTATCATCTCAACAATAGCAGCAGTTTTCACAACAGAGATACTACCTCCTGCTATTTTCAAAATGAGCTTTGCACGCAGTCTTTTTCCATGAGGTAAATGGGCATAAAGTCCACTTACCTCTTTATCATTCAGGTCAGCTATAAATTGTTCTATTTTTCTCTCAACAGCACTTAGCACGTATACCGGTCCTTATTTACCATGGCTCTCAATGATGCTACCCATGGATGTATCCTAATTTATATAAAAGTCAATAATTATAGCCAAATAATGTTAATCTTTTTTAACTACCTATTTTACCCGATAGATCACTGCATACATCAAAGGCACATAGTAAAGGTTCAACACCGTTGCCCAGGCAATACCAAAACCTAGTGAGATAGCCATAGGCTGAAGTATCAGCGCCTGTCCTGAAGCAAAGAACATCAAAGAGGATAAGCCCAGTACCGTGGTCACAGAAGTCAATAGAATAGGGCGAAGCCTCATCCCTGCTTTTTCTTGTATCTGGGTAAAATTTTTACTTCCTTTGATGAAGTCAAGCATGATCAGTCCATCATTGACCACGACACCTGCAAGACCTATGACACCCATCATACCAGGCATCGTCATATTGATACCCATAAGTTTTGTTCCGACCAAGGCACCAAAAAGAGAAAGCGGAATCGTTGTCAGTATGATCAATGGCAAGACCAAAGAGTTAAACATCCAAACCAAAGTGATAAAGATCAGAAACAAAGCGATCATCAATGCCTGTCCAAGCTCTTTTTTTAACTTTGCATTCTCTTTTTCTTCCCCTTTGATAATAATTTTGACCCCTTCTTTTTGTATCTCATCCAAAAGTGGTTTTAACTGTTGCATGACCTCAACAGGCGTAATGATCTTCTTTTCCACTCTTGCATAGAGGGAACGTACTTTTTCACCATCCTCTTTAAAAATTTTGACAAAGCTTTTTTGATAGGTAAAATCGCAGATATTTGCTAGTCGTACCACTTGCTGTCCATCCGGGGTTGTCAGTTTAAAGTTTCTTATCGCTGATGCATCCTCCTTATAAACATCTTCTATCTTTACTCTGACCAAGCCCTCTTTGTTGAACATTTTTGCATACTCTGCCTTGAGAAAAGCACCCTTCAATACAGAGATCACATACCCCTCACTAAAACCTAACTGTTGTCCGTATTCATTGACACGCAGCTTGAGTTCACGTTCTCCTTCATTGGCATTGTCAGCGATATCTTCCACCCCGTTGATACTCTCAAGCTTCGCTTCTACTTTTTTCATGGCAGTTAACATTTTGTTTCTATCAGGATGTTCAAAACCGATCTCTATATCATTACTCACAATACCTGCCTGTTGTACATAGACATTGAACTCTTCATAGAGTTTTTCCTCATGGAGTTCTTGTGCTTTAAATTTGGGAACAATACGTTCTTGTATCTCCTTGGCGATCTCTTGAGAGAGTCTTTCTCTGATCATATCACTGCCGTCATACTCCAAAGAAAATATAGGATTGATATATTTGTCAAAAAAGTTTTCAGGTGCTTTTTCATGTAGATTGATAAAGATCTGGAAAAGGTTCTCACCTAACTCAAAACTTTGATCTTTGTTAAACTTAAACCCTATCACGGAAGTGACTGAATCCATCTCTTTTTCATCCAGTATCTCAAGCAGTGCTTCTTCTATCTGTGTGACATAGACTTCTGTGTCTTGCAGATCGTTGTTGATATTTACTTTTCCGTTCAAGTAGACCTGCTGTGCATCAAACTCTGGAAAAAGCTGAAACTTGGTGATCTTTGCCATACCCATAGTTCCCAAAACAATAAAGATCAATATAAGGGAAAGAGACCACTTCTTATATTCTAACAGTTTCTCCAAAAACCCTTGATACCATTTCACCCAGCTTTTCCAAAAACTACTGTCATGTTTCTCTTTTTTAAAAGTACCCATTGCAAAGAATTCTTTGGAATGCAGTGGCAAAAAGTAAAATGCCTCAAACAAAGAAGAGATGAGCAGTACAGAAATCATGACAGGAAGCACCTGCATGAACATCCCCATTTTACCACTCATGATCAGTAAAGGCAGAAAGGCAAAGACCGTGGTCAATGTTGCCGTAAGTACTGCTGGAAACATCTCAATTGCCCCTTCTATGGCAGCATCTCTAGGGCTCTTTCCCATCTCCATATGCCTATAGATATTCTCCGCCACAACAATGGCTTCATCTACCAACATCCCAAGTGCGATAAGAGCTCCAAGCAGCGTCAGCATATTCAAACTGTAACCTATCATATCCATAATAATAAGTGTAATGAAAAAACTGGCCGGTATCCCGATGCCCACTACCCAAGCGATACGTATGTTGACAGACAAAAAGAGGGCCATAAAGACCAGGATGAGTCCAAACAAAATATTGGAAGAGACAAGATTCAA contains:
- a CDS encoding efflux RND transporter permease subunit, which gives rise to MIRSFIRFAVDKPIINHILMAFMLVLSVFAYQNIAKEIFPPSTLDQISVQGGYVGTSADVLDKMVVTSIEDELKSLPEIDTLYTSIQNGSFSINADIKPGSDTQLVLSDVKDIISKTRRDLPADMDEPIARIVVHEYPLLLVAVSGNVEKKALIDAADALKSKLALIHDLSSIEIRGDTDEEVIITLDQKKLDAYGLDKSGVYQAISSISSIFPAGTLDGQGDHLYISTINGEKSAKALGETLLSVGGKSFRLKDVAEVYYGLGDPTQISHYNGKQNISLNINKSKEGNAIALSKEIRKILVEFNEKYEDVRFEAYTDTSIWIKNRLNLVSSNILFGLILVFMALFLSVNIRIAWVVGIGIPASFFITLIIMDMIGYSLNMLTLLGALIALGMLVDEAIVVAENIYRHMEMGKSPRDAAIEGAIEMFPAVLTATLTTVFAFLPLLIMSGKMGMFMQVLPVMISVLLISSLFEAFYFLPLHSKEFFAMGTFKKEKHDSSFWKSWVKWYQGFLEKLLEYKKWSLSLILIFIVLGTMGMAKITKFQLFPEFDAQQVYLNGKVNINNDLQDTEVYVTQIEEALLEILDEKEMDSVTSVIGFKFNKDQSFELGENLFQIFINLHEKAPENFFDKYINPIFSLEYDGSDMIRERLSQEIAKEIQERIVPKFKAQELHEEKLYEEFNVYVQQAGIVSNDIEIGFEHPDRNKMLTAMKKVEAKLESINGVEDIADNANEGERELKLRVNEYGQQLGFSEGYVISVLKGAFLKAEYAKMFNKEGLVRVKIEDVYKEDASAIRNFKLTTPDGQQVVRLANICDFTYQKSFVKIFKEDGEKVRSLYARVEKKIITPVEVMQQLKPLLDEIQKEGVKIIIKGEEKENAKLKKELGQALMIALFLIFITLVWMFNSLVLPLIILTTIPLSLFGALVGTKLMGINMTMPGMMGVIGLAGVVVNDGLIMLDFIKGSKNFTQIQEKAGMRLRPILLTSVTTVLGLSSLMFFASGQALILQPMAISLGFGIAWATVLNLYYVPLMYAVIYRVK
- a CDS encoding polyprenyl synthetase family protein gives rise to the protein MLSAVERKIEQFIADLNDKEVSGLYAHLPHGKRLRAKLILKIAGGSISVVKTAAIVEMIHAASLLHDDVIDDAYTRRSKPSLNALYGNKTAIMLGDVLYSKGFLELNNISTDVAKMISNAVVQLSLGELKDVSLSKTFNLDKNLYIEMIYQKTASLMEASAGAAALLAGKSKEAYMRYGRNLGIAFQMIDDLLDITSDSATLGKPALHDFEEGKTTLPYIYLYEVLESEEKEKLKSLHAKKLSAEEQLWIKTKMQEHHVIQKSYQEAKLLIEEAITLMNEKGEDALSNIAMQMIERDF